The Hymenobacter sp. 5317J-9 genome has a window encoding:
- a CDS encoding YitT family protein: MANTPAKTINRPASEVQNAAFIVAGVVAAAFGLKAFLLSSHFIDGGVTGVSMLLAALLHLPLAALILVINLPFVALGYRQMGRRFAVRSAIGIGGLALVLAFVPFPDITSDRLLTAVFGGVFIGAGIGLAMRGGAVLDGTEIAALLVSRHLTLLKVSDIILILNVIIFGVAVWVLGTEPALYSMLTYFAASRVMEFVLNGIEQYTGVTIVSEQSEAIRLAITEGLGRGVTLYQGKAGFGKRGEQLSQRDIVFTVVTRLELPQLHAAIQRIDPNAFVVQYGIDDAHGGIIKKRPLH; the protein is encoded by the coding sequence ATGGCCAACACCCCTGCCAAGACCATTAACCGCCCCGCTTCTGAGGTTCAAAACGCAGCTTTTATCGTAGCAGGCGTCGTCGCCGCCGCCTTCGGCCTCAAGGCCTTCCTGCTGTCCAGCCACTTCATCGACGGTGGCGTGACGGGCGTTTCGATGCTGCTGGCGGCGTTGCTCCACCTGCCGCTGGCGGCTCTTATTCTGGTCATCAACCTGCCCTTTGTGGCGCTGGGCTACCGGCAGATGGGCCGCCGCTTTGCCGTGCGCAGCGCCATTGGCATCGGCGGGCTGGCCCTGGTGCTGGCCTTCGTCCCGTTTCCCGACATCACGTCCGACCGCCTGCTCACGGCCGTGTTCGGCGGCGTGTTCATTGGGGCGGGCATTGGGCTGGCCATGCGCGGCGGCGCCGTGCTCGACGGCACCGAAATAGCCGCCCTGCTGGTGAGCCGCCACCTCACCTTGCTAAAAGTCAGCGACATCATTCTGATTCTGAACGTCATCATCTTTGGCGTGGCAGTGTGGGTGCTCGGCACCGAGCCGGCGCTGTACTCCATGCTCACCTACTTCGCGGCGTCGCGGGTGATGGAATTCGTGCTCAACGGCATCGAGCAGTACACGGGCGTCACCATCGTGTCGGAGCAGAGCGAGGCCATCCGGCTGGCCATCACCGAGGGCCTGGGCCGGGGCGTGACCCTCTACCAGGGCAAGGCCGGCTTCGGCAAGCGCGGCGAGCAGCTGAGCCAGCGCGACATCGTGTTCACCGTCGTCACCCGCCTCGAGCTGCCCCAGCTCCACGCCGCAATCCAGCGCATCGACCCGAACGCCTTCGTGGTGCAGTACGGCATCGACGACGCGCACGGCGGCATCATCAAGAAGCGGCCGCTGCACTAG
- a CDS encoding STAS domain-containing protein: MKYTIDKKESYTIITIEEKKLDTTVAPDLKSEFVKLNAEGINNLILDLTNVKYTDSSGLSSILIANRLCNSTGGLLVLTGLQDHVLKLITISKLESVLHILPTVEEGIDRVFLHAIERDLTDKE; encoded by the coding sequence ATGAAGTACACGATTGATAAAAAAGAAAGCTACACCATCATCACCATTGAGGAGAAGAAGCTCGACACCACCGTTGCGCCCGACCTCAAATCGGAGTTTGTGAAGCTGAACGCCGAAGGCATCAACAACTTAATCCTGGACCTCACGAACGTGAAGTACACGGATTCGTCGGGCCTTAGCTCCATTCTGATTGCCAACCGGCTGTGCAACTCCACGGGCGGCCTGCTGGTGCTCACCGGCCTGCAAGACCACGTGCTGAAGCTCATCACCATCAGCAAGCTGGAGTCGGTGCTGCACATCCTGCCGACCGTAGAAGAAGGCATCGACCGCGTGTTTCTGCACGCCATCGAGCGCGACCTGACCGATAAGGAGTAG
- a CDS encoding nitroreductase family protein — protein MADSTNVLALETPILPVLAQRRSPRAYSSQPVPPEALAQVFAAASSAASCFGEQPWRYLVGSQSTSPEAFAKILASMGEFNQAWAKNAPVLGVSIAKLTFSHDGNSNAWARHDVGQATATLAIQATELGLQVHQMAGYSPDKLRESFAIPADYEPVAVFTLGYPGDPGSLADGLREKELAPRARKPLAEFLFEGAWPGLADERYD, from the coding sequence ATGGCCGACTCCACCAACGTTCTTGCCCTCGAAACCCCCATTTTGCCGGTGCTGGCCCAGCGCCGCAGCCCCCGCGCCTACAGCAGCCAGCCCGTGCCGCCCGAGGCCCTGGCCCAGGTGTTTGCGGCCGCTTCGTCGGCAGCGTCCTGCTTCGGCGAGCAGCCCTGGCGCTACCTTGTGGGTTCGCAAAGCACCAGCCCCGAGGCCTTTGCAAAGATTCTGGCCAGCATGGGCGAGTTCAACCAGGCGTGGGCCAAAAACGCGCCGGTGCTGGGCGTGAGCATTGCCAAACTCACATTCTCGCACGACGGCAACTCCAACGCCTGGGCCCGGCACGACGTGGGCCAGGCCACGGCCACCCTCGCCATTCAGGCCACCGAACTGGGCCTGCAGGTGCACCAGATGGCCGGCTACTCGCCCGACAAGCTGCGGGAGTCCTTTGCTATTCCGGCCGATTACGAGCCGGTGGCAGTGTTCACCCTCGGCTACCCCGGCGACCCCGGCAGCCTGGCCGATGGCCTGCGCGAAAAAGAGCTGGCCCCGCGCGCCCGCAAGCCGCTGGCCGAATTTCTGTTTGAAGGCGCCTGGCCCGGCCTGGCCGATGAGCGCTACGACTAG
- a CDS encoding DUF4198 domain-containing protein, which yields MKYRFTVVLALFATAALAHEFWLEAPRFRLSPGATVSIRPLIGADFVGKPWTTKATKVLRLVRYGPAPADTTDLTPKNAAETDTFRTGFAFAQPGTHVLLMRSTNSFIELPANEFTAYLREEGLDYALKLRQENDQMALPGRETYRRCAKALVQVGDPAPAPADTAWRHVYGLPLELVPEQNPYRVATDKSLTVRVLRNGRPAFGAAVQVWQRQPGGLPTTHFTTRANQNGRILLRLSGPGPYLLAAVDMTAAPTRLRDRADWQSTWASLTFAGPPAAGLRSGAKH from the coding sequence ATGAAGTATCGATTCACCGTCGTACTGGCTTTGTTTGCCACGGCCGCCCTCGCCCACGAGTTCTGGCTTGAAGCCCCGCGCTTCCGCCTCTCGCCCGGCGCCACGGTCAGCATTCGGCCCCTCATCGGGGCCGACTTTGTGGGCAAGCCCTGGACCACCAAAGCCACCAAAGTGCTACGCCTCGTGCGCTACGGCCCCGCCCCGGCCGACACCACCGACCTCACCCCCAAAAACGCCGCCGAAACCGACACTTTCCGCACCGGCTTCGCCTTTGCGCAGCCCGGCACGCACGTGCTGCTGATGCGCTCCACCAATTCCTTCATCGAATTGCCGGCGAACGAATTCACGGCCTACCTGCGCGAAGAAGGCCTGGACTATGCCCTGAAGCTGCGCCAGGAAAACGACCAGATGGCCCTGCCCGGCCGCGAAACCTACCGCCGCTGCGCCAAAGCTTTGGTGCAGGTGGGCGACCCCGCTCCTGCCCCTGCCGACACGGCCTGGCGGCACGTCTACGGCCTGCCCCTGGAACTGGTGCCCGAGCAAAACCCCTATCGCGTAGCCACTGATAAGTCGCTCACGGTGCGGGTACTACGCAACGGCCGGCCGGCATTTGGGGCGGCCGTGCAGGTGTGGCAGCGCCAGCCGGGCGGGCTGCCCACCACTCATTTCACCACCCGCGCCAACCAAAACGGTCGAATCTTGTTACGACTATCCGGACCCGGCCCCTACCTGCTGGCGGCCGTGGACATGACGGCTGCTCCTACCCGGCTGCGCGACCGCGCCGATTGGCAATCTACCTGGGCCTCGCTCACCTTTGCGGGACCACCCGCCGCCGGGCTGCGCTCCGGCGCAAAACATTAG
- a CDS encoding alpha-amylase family glycosyl hydrolase: MSTVSASKPAPRANAFAKTATPTPAPQPATPSPQPGMGAVPHAGGTTFRVWAPHAEAVAVIGTFNDWNAAQHPLQHEADGYWATDVPGAKPGDEYKYHLTNGKQQLDRNDPYARQVTNSAGSSVIHDPNFDWADDEFHMPAWNELVIYELHVGTFNAPDADKVGTFADVAEKLPYLRDLGINCIELLPATEFPGSRSWGYNPSNPFALESDYGGPVAFKQLVKAAHQHGIAVVLDVVYNHFGPGDLDLWQFDGWSENDGGGIYFYNDWKAETPWGHNRPDYGRPEVRQYIRDNALMWLQEYRVDGLRADAIAFIRNVKGEDNPGDDLPEGWSLMRWINEEIDQTMPWKITIAEDMRGHAGITESVEKGGQGFDSQWDSSFVYPVVQALTAAHDADRNMPAVAEALAVTYNGDAFRRVIYTESHDEVANGKSRVAEEIMPGAADHYFAKKRTTLGAALVLTAPGIPMLFQGQEFLAPGEFNDAEPLEWAHVEANAGLVHLYRDLIALRRNFHGLTRGLGGQHTRVFHVNDEEKLVAFARWADGDGGPRDTTVVLANFAHQAHEAYTIGLPGPGHWTVRFNSDWRGYDGEFGDFDSFGLDAEEGEYDGYAWHGSIGVAPYAVLILSQD, encoded by the coding sequence ATGTCAACCGTTTCCGCTTCCAAACCGGCGCCCCGCGCCAACGCGTTCGCCAAAACTGCTACCCCCACGCCTGCTCCCCAGCCCGCTACGCCCAGCCCCCAGCCCGGCATGGGCGCCGTGCCCCACGCCGGCGGCACCACCTTTCGGGTGTGGGCGCCCCACGCCGAGGCCGTTGCGGTCATCGGCACGTTCAACGACTGGAACGCCGCGCAGCACCCGCTGCAGCACGAAGCCGACGGCTACTGGGCCACCGACGTGCCCGGGGCCAAGCCCGGCGACGAATACAAATACCACCTCACCAACGGCAAGCAGCAGCTCGACCGCAACGACCCCTACGCCCGGCAGGTCACCAACTCGGCCGGTTCCTCAGTCATTCACGACCCCAATTTCGACTGGGCCGACGACGAGTTTCACATGCCGGCCTGGAACGAGCTCGTGATTTATGAGCTGCACGTGGGCACCTTCAACGCCCCCGATGCCGACAAAGTGGGCACCTTTGCCGACGTGGCCGAAAAGCTGCCCTACCTGCGCGATTTGGGCATCAACTGCATTGAGCTGCTGCCGGCCACCGAGTTTCCGGGCAGCCGTTCGTGGGGCTACAACCCCTCCAACCCGTTTGCCCTCGAAAGCGACTACGGCGGGCCCGTGGCCTTCAAGCAACTGGTGAAGGCGGCCCACCAGCACGGCATTGCCGTGGTGCTCGACGTGGTGTACAACCACTTCGGCCCCGGCGACCTGGATTTGTGGCAGTTCGACGGCTGGAGCGAGAACGACGGCGGCGGCATCTACTTCTACAACGACTGGAAAGCCGAAACGCCCTGGGGCCACAACCGCCCCGACTACGGCCGCCCCGAAGTGCGCCAGTACATCCGCGACAACGCCCTGATGTGGCTGCAGGAATACCGCGTCGACGGCCTGCGGGCCGACGCCATTGCCTTCATTCGCAACGTGAAAGGGGAAGACAACCCCGGCGACGACCTGCCCGAAGGCTGGAGCCTGATGCGCTGGATAAACGAGGAAATCGACCAGACCATGCCCTGGAAAATTACCATCGCCGAGGACATGCGCGGCCACGCCGGCATCACCGAAAGCGTGGAAAAGGGCGGCCAGGGTTTTGATTCGCAGTGGGATTCCTCGTTTGTGTACCCCGTGGTGCAAGCCCTCACCGCCGCCCACGACGCTGACCGCAACATGCCGGCCGTGGCCGAGGCGTTGGCCGTGACCTACAACGGCGACGCCTTCCGCCGCGTCATCTACACCGAAAGCCACGACGAGGTGGCCAACGGCAAAAGCCGCGTGGCCGAGGAAATCATGCCCGGCGCGGCCGACCATTATTTTGCCAAGAAGCGCACCACGCTGGGCGCGGCGCTGGTACTCACGGCGCCGGGCATTCCCATGCTGTTTCAGGGGCAGGAGTTTCTGGCGCCCGGTGAGTTCAACGACGCCGAGCCGCTGGAATGGGCGCACGTGGAAGCCAACGCCGGCCTGGTGCACCTCTACCGCGACCTGATTGCGCTGCGCCGCAACTTCCACGGCCTCACGCGCGGCCTGGGCGGGCAGCACACCCGCGTCTTCCACGTCAACGACGAGGAGAAGCTGGTGGCCTTCGCCCGCTGGGCCGACGGCGACGGCGGCCCCCGCGACACCACCGTGGTGCTGGCCAACTTCGCCCACCAGGCCCACGAGGCCTACACCATCGGCCTGCCCGGCCCCGGCCACTGGACGGTGCGCTTCAACAGCGACTGGCGCGGCTACGACGGGGAGTTTGGCGACTTCGACAGCTTTGGCCTCGATGCCGAGGAGGGCGAATACGACGGCTACGCCTGGCACGGCAGCATTGGCGTGGCGCCCTACGCCGTGCTCATTCTGTCGCAGGATTAG
- a CDS encoding glycosyltransferase — protein sequence MQTTSNAPEALFPDSLLVEVAWEVCNQVGGIYTVIRSKVPATMPAWGSRYCLLGPYFPNMAQGEFEPFDDLTVHTASDPFGAAVRTMRAQGYDVSYGTWLVTGRPRVVLINPFQAYPKLGELKSELWQRHGIPSPDTDDLLHQVIAFGHLTTIFFQHVAAQVKPAQRLLGHFHEWMTGVAIPELRRLHVPAHLLFTTHATLLGRYLAMNDPDFYDHLMWVNWENEAKHFNIEPAVKMERAAAHGSHVFTTVSELTVRECIYLLDRIPDAVLPNGLNIERFVALHEFQNLHQQYKAKIHEFVMAHFFQSYAFDLDKTLYFFTSGRYEYHNKGFDLTLEALARLNYRLQQSGLEGQVVMFFITKRPYTSINPQVLERRALLDEVHETCQAIERQVGERLFYAAAASQDHKLPELSSMVDDYWRLRYRRTLQTWKTNTLPPVITHNLVNDQDDDILNFMRRANLLNHKHDRVKMVYHPDFVSPASPLLGMEYGQFVRGCHLGVFPSYYEPWGYTPLECVARGVPAITSDLSGFGDYVLETIPEPEQKGIFVVHRQEKSFDESAEELTNMMWDFVLLNRRERIMQRNAVESSAELFDWKNLRVHYDRAYALALERQ from the coding sequence ATGCAAACCACCTCCAACGCCCCCGAAGCCCTGTTTCCCGATTCGCTCCTCGTCGAGGTAGCCTGGGAGGTCTGCAACCAGGTGGGCGGCATCTACACCGTTATTCGCTCCAAGGTGCCGGCCACCATGCCCGCCTGGGGCAGCCGCTACTGCCTGCTGGGCCCCTACTTCCCCAACATGGCCCAAGGCGAGTTCGAGCCCTTCGACGACCTCACCGTGCACACCGCCTCCGACCCGTTTGGGGCGGCCGTGCGCACCATGCGCGCCCAGGGCTACGACGTGAGCTACGGCACCTGGCTGGTGACGGGCCGGCCCCGGGTGGTGCTCATCAACCCGTTTCAGGCTTACCCTAAGCTGGGCGAATTAAAATCGGAGCTGTGGCAGCGCCACGGCATTCCCTCGCCGGATACCGATGACTTGCTGCACCAGGTCATTGCCTTCGGGCACCTCACCACCATTTTCTTTCAGCACGTGGCGGCGCAGGTGAAGCCCGCGCAGCGCCTGCTGGGCCACTTCCACGAGTGGATGACCGGCGTGGCCATTCCGGAGCTGCGCCGCCTGCACGTGCCCGCGCATTTGCTCTTCACCACCCACGCCACGCTGCTGGGCCGCTACCTAGCCATGAACGACCCCGATTTCTACGACCACCTCATGTGGGTGAACTGGGAAAACGAGGCCAAGCACTTCAACATCGAGCCGGCCGTGAAGATGGAGCGCGCCGCCGCCCACGGCAGCCACGTCTTCACCACCGTGAGCGAGCTGACGGTGCGCGAGTGCATCTATTTGCTGGACCGGATTCCGGACGCGGTGCTGCCCAACGGCCTCAACATCGAGCGCTTCGTGGCCCTGCACGAGTTCCAGAACCTGCACCAGCAGTACAAGGCCAAGATTCACGAGTTCGTGATGGCGCACTTTTTCCAGTCCTACGCCTTCGACCTGGACAAGACGCTGTATTTCTTCACCTCGGGCCGCTACGAGTACCACAACAAAGGCTTCGACCTGACCCTTGAAGCCCTGGCCCGCCTCAACTACCGCCTGCAGCAAAGCGGCCTGGAAGGCCAGGTGGTGATGTTTTTCATCACGAAGCGCCCTTACACCAGCATCAACCCGCAGGTACTGGAGCGCCGCGCCCTGCTCGACGAAGTGCACGAAACCTGCCAGGCCATTGAGCGGCAAGTGGGCGAGCGCCTGTTCTACGCCGCCGCCGCCAGCCAGGACCACAAACTGCCCGAGCTCAGCTCCATGGTGGACGACTACTGGCGCCTGCGCTACCGCCGCACCCTCCAAACCTGGAAGACCAACACCCTGCCGCCCGTCATCACCCACAACCTGGTGAACGACCAGGACGACGACATCCTGAACTTTATGCGCCGGGCCAACCTGCTCAACCACAAGCACGACCGGGTGAAAATGGTGTACCACCCCGACTTTGTGTCGCCAGCCTCGCCGCTGCTGGGCATGGAGTACGGGCAGTTTGTGCGCGGCTGCCACTTGGGCGTGTTCCCGAGCTACTACGAGCCCTGGGGCTACACCCCGCTCGAGTGCGTGGCCCGCGGCGTGCCCGCCATCACCTCCGACCTGTCGGGCTTCGGCGACTACGTGCTCGAAACCATCCCCGAGCCGGAGCAGAAAGGCATTTTCGTAGTGCACCGCCAGGAAAAGTCCTTCGACGAGTCGGCCGAGGAGCTCACCAACATGATGTGGGACTTCGTGCTGCTCAACCGCCGCGAGCGCATCATGCAACGCAACGCCGTGGAAAGCTCAGCAGAGCTTTTCGACTGGAAAAACCTGCGCGTGCACTACGACCGGGCCTACGCGCTGGCGCTGGAACGGCAGTAA